GGCCGGCGCTGACACGCAGCACGTCCCTCGCAGCCCTGTCGGCCCATTTCCGCGTGTGCGAGCCATACACGGACCAGCGCGGCCGCTACCACTTCGGCTTCCACTGCCCGCGGCTGTCGGATAACAAGACGCTCACCCTGTGCTGCCACCACAACAGCACCATGTTCAAGTACTGCTGCAACGACACGGAGTTCCGGGCCGTGACGCAGGCCAACGCCACCGCTGCCGCCACCGGCTACGCGCACAAGTGAGTCCGAGCTGGGGCTCCCAGGGCCGGGTCCCCCTTTCCCTTTCGTTAAGCGTCGGACAAATGGGGGTTGGCCCAGTGGGCCAGAGGCATCTGCCTTCCTGTTCCAGCCACCGGGCACCTGATGCCCATTTCCATTAGCCATTTCTGCTATGGAGTCATTTTGGGGCCCGTGTCGTCTTATTTGTTCGTGGAAAGTCTTCACATAGGAAGGAATCGGCCACTGGCATCTATGAGGCCCTTGAGTGTGGGGTGGGAGGTGTTTCTCTTGGTGCTCTGCCTGTGCCTTTTCACCCACCCTTTCTCCCACCGCACCCACCCAGCCTGCCTCTCCCCCTCAGATGTCTCTGGGGCTCTGTGCTGTGAGTGAGTCTTTTCTGTGGCTCGCATGGCCCTTTTAGTCTTCTAGAATGTTCTCCCTGGACTCACGGGATTTGCACGTTTCCCACCTTCTCAGAGTGGAATTAGAGGCAGGATTTTCCACTGCATCTTCAAACCCACTATGGCTGgcttgcttttggtttggggtcacacgtCTGTCTGTGTTCAGgcgtgactcctggctctgtgctcaggagtcactcctgatggtgctcaggaacccaGAAGGGTGTCGGGGATTGGATCTCGgctggttggggtggggtggggggaggcaagTGCCTTCTGCACTGTCCAGTCTTTCGGGCCCCATTGAGacgctgtttttttttttaaagttgatttgCTTGGGTTAAATGATCCCGTTGACAAAGCACAGAATTTAGCTCCtgtcccccactccctgcctcacttcctttctcttatatatctgtatatatgcaTTGAGGGGACAGGAGCTAAATTCCTTGCAAGTATagatgtttgtttgggggccacaactgggcagtgctcaggggttcctcctggctctgcgctcagaactcactcctggcaggctctggggaccatgcaggatatcagggattgagcccaggtcagctgcatgcaaagcaaacgccctcccagctgtgctatggcttcggTCCTGGTGCCTTTAGAAAGTGCCAGCACACGAATCTGGCGGAGGTACCTGTGCAGGGACAGACGGACAAAGATGGGACAGAGGAATTGGGGTCCCAAAAGACAGAtgatgggccggagtgatagtacaatggttaggcgTTTGCCTCGAATGCGGCCGacatgggatggacccaggttcgatccccagcattccatagggttccctgaacttgccaggagcaatttcttggcatagagtcaggaggaacccctgagcactgccgggtatgccccccccccacaaatcaACAAAAGACAGCTGACTGAAGATCAGTACATGTACATTTAGAGTCCCCATTGCTCCCACAGCTGTGTGGGCAGCTCTGTGCCCTGGGTACCCTAGAGTCTACAGGAGAGGCTagacttgggggtgggggaccccTGGTCTGATTTACAGTTTTCTGTTCCTGTTGTGGGGGGACTGACCCCCAGATCTGTGGAACTCCAGCACCATTGGAGAGGTCTGGAAGACTTCTGGGAGGAGTGGGCCTCCCCACACCTCCAAGAGGGGGCAGGGGCTAGCAGGTGGGGGAGCCGGTTCTGGGGTGCCCTGAGTGCCAGCCCTGTCCCCTGTCCTCCCTGCAGCAACTACCCGGCGCTGCTGGGCGTGTGGCTCTACGGGGCGCTGGTTCTGGCGCTGCTGCTTCTAGACCTGCTCTACTACTCCGCCCTCAACTCGCACCTCTGCCGCCTCCGCCTGGCACGCTGGGGCGTGCGTGGCCGCTGGATGAAGCCCGCGCCCCCACCCTGGGGGGCCGCCTGCGCCCAGCCGCCGCCCCCCGGGGCACCCCGGGGCGCCCCACCGAGGAGCTTCCAGAGCGCGTCTGCCTGGTGAGTGGCCTACAGGGGTGGAGCGGGCAGGCGAAGTTGAGTCTCTCCTGGGCACCTGAGCCAGGGGTGGGCCCTGGGGAGAGGCGAGGCGCAAGAATGCATTTGGGGTGGTCACTGAGCCAGGGGAGGActagggggaggagggggagggaaaaggaggggagagggggtgtTCATGGAGCATTTTGTGATTTGGGGGTAAttctacacccagcggtgctcagagaccCTGTGGGATGAGGGGGATCGCACCCGGGtcagcaaacgccctccccattAGTTATCCTGTCTCTGGTGGGTTCCAGGCTTTCCCCGCTGCCCAGCCCGTCCTCTGTCTTTGCTCAGCTGCGGTTGGGACGGACTGTTCCTGAGGGTTCTCGCATATTTGGGGGCCAGGAGGGGACCAACGAGAGGGTCAAGGGGTCCCACGACAGGTGGCCTCTAGTCAGTCTAGGAACAGACGCATCCACCCAGTGGACTAGCCAGCCTCGGTCTCCTCTGTTCTAGAACCATCCTGGCTCTGCGTAGCTTCATTCTCCCGGACGGGcagactccaggctctgtgtcaCCCCTGGCACCTCTGAGGGAGACACGTGGCCCCCTCGGTGTTCTGTCCCTCATCTCTCGCTCAGCCCAGTTCCTCCCTCGTGTCCAGCCACAGCCGTTTCCTTTGATTCGTTCCTGGGCTCTGTCTCATGCGATTGGGTTTTATTCagtgggtttatttttgtttgtttgtttgtttgggggccacagccagcggcattcaggggttactcctggctctacgctcagaaattgcccctggcaagcgagggggaccctatgggatgccggggatcaacctgggtctgtctcgggtcggctgcactcaaggcaaacgtcctactgctgagctatctctctggccctgggttcAGTGTTGAGTGTCCACAGGGCTCATCTGGTTCACCCCAGCcctgagacacccccccccccactgtccaGGGAAGCATCTCCACAGCCCCAGATGGGCTCAGCATCCAGAGCCTTCCCGGCCTACATTCTGTTCCCCGTCTCTCTGGTCTGTCCCTCTGTCCTTCCATCTGTTCCTTCCTTTATATTCCTCACCCCAGTGAGATCAAatgtcctttcttctctttcttccatttttcttcggGAGGatccacacccagtagttctctgggcttcttcctcctcctcatgctcagggatcactcctggcagtgctcgggggaccctctggggtcCCAGGATGTGCCCTGATTGACCAGGTGCAAGGCCAGCATCCTCCCCGCCGTGTCTGTCCTCCTGCCTCTCCCTGCTCTGTCCAAGCGACCATCATTGAAGCCGCCCTTGACTGTTTCTGGGGCTTCTCAAACCTCGGTGGATTTGctgctgttttgtttgggggtccagCCAGTAAGACACATGCTCTGGCCTTCCAGTTATCTCCATGTAGCCTCCCCTTTCACTCCCCGGGCTGACAGAGcctggccacaccctgtggtggaGTTTCCGTCTTTCTGGAAGTTTCCATCTTTCTCTGCCCACCAGAGTCAGTCTTTCCCATCACGGACCATGATTTCCTCTGGCTCTTCCTTCATTGGCACCACCATAATCCTTGGTCCCCTCCTGGTCCTTTTCTGTCCTCACCTCCCTGGCCACCTGACCTCTTGCAGTACTTTGCACTGCCTTGCCCCTCCCTCCAGCCTCCCCTAGACACATACCTGGCCTGTAAGTGGATCATGCAGTAACGAGCAGCCATTGCTCTAAGGCGAGTGTGTAGGATGGCCGAGCTGGGGAGAGAGCCAGGCTGAACTCCCCCATTTTCCCCACCTACCCCTGCCTAGCCAGGCCATGACCTCCCTACCCATTCACCCAGCACAGCCCAAGGGGTTCGATGAATCTGTTTTTGGGGTTCTGGGATCTGCCCTTCCCGGGTACGTCTCTGGCTGGAACCCTCAGGAAGAGATGGTGCAGTTTGGGGGATCTCTATCCCATGTGGCTTCTTCTTCAGGCTCCTGCTGGCCGGCCTGCTCCTCCTCCCTGCGGGCGGCCCCCTTTCCTTCTGCTGTTAATGAGTCCAACTCTCCTCTGGTGACACCCCAAACAGGCGGTCATTGTGTTAGTGTCTGGGATAGAAGCGTGCCCCAGGCTGATCAGTCAGGGCCACCTCCCACAGAAAGGAATCCCTCACCCTGGTGGGTTACAAGGAAGTTTCTATAGGGTTTTGCACAAAAGGCTCCATCCATTCTGTTATCCTCAAAACTGATTGGGGGGCTTTCCACAGTTCTGCTATCTTAGCCCTAACAAGATACCTGCTATGGCCAGGTGTCCCAGGGCAGGGTTCAAgatttctccttctccttctccttcttcctcccccctcctcctccccctcctccccctcttcttccccctccccttcttctcccaccccttcttccccctccccctcctccccctcttcttcccctcctcctccccctcctcttcctcccctctcctcttcctcctccctccccatccccctcttcctccccctcttcctccccttcctcttcctccccctcctcctcccccttatcccctccccctcctcctcctcccccctcctcctccccctcctcctcccccttctacCCCCTCCTCTTCcgctccctcctctttctcccccctcctcctccccctcatcctcttccccctcctcttccttctccccctcctcttcctcatcatcctcactcttcctcctccccctccccctcccccttcctcttcccccctcttcctccccctcctcctcttcccctctcctcctcccccttcttcctcctcccccttcttcctcctccctcttcctcctcctccttctttttctttttgcttatggaccacacccagtggagctcagggggttctcctggctctgcattcag
The Suncus etruscus isolate mSunEtr1 chromosome 4, mSunEtr1.pri.cur, whole genome shotgun sequence genome window above contains:
- the SHISAL1 gene encoding protein shisa-like-1 — translated: MTSGGRRTLPVLAALSALLSAALSAHFRVCEPYTDQRGRYHFGFHCPRLSDNKTLTLCCHHNSTMFKYCCNDTEFRAVTQANATAAATGYAHNNYPALLGVWLYGALVLALLLLDLLYYSALNSHLCRLRLARWGVRGRWMKPAPPPWGAACAQPPPPGAPRGAPPRSFQSASA